A single genomic interval of uncultured Desulfobacter sp. harbors:
- a CDS encoding peptidoglycan endopeptidase encodes MKRSTIHFILVLIWVIPTLASHHPVIETQPHQKTIDSTPAVLFRQFIPSLAEQFIGIPVVVGGRPKLTGSTDNSWLFYSIYTGAAKKAGLIYKTFMPMKRLLRNIHNIEADEVRNGDLIVLNNNLAAMVYQVDPSGRMHFIYASKTRGEVITFNSENIVYYAYWLENFKGFFRINDDLLMPARPK; translated from the coding sequence ATGAAACGATCAACCATACATTTTATACTGGTTCTGATCTGGGTTATTCCGACCCTGGCCAGCCATCACCCCGTCATAGAAACACAACCCCACCAGAAAACAATAGACTCGACACCTGCCGTACTTTTCCGTCAGTTTATCCCATCACTTGCGGAACAGTTCATTGGTATACCTGTTGTCGTCGGCGGACGCCCTAAGCTGACAGGAAGCACGGATAATTCCTGGCTATTTTACTCCATTTACACCGGGGCTGCAAAAAAAGCAGGGCTGATATACAAAACCTTTATGCCCATGAAACGTTTACTGCGCAACATCCACAATATCGAAGCAGATGAGGTTAGAAACGGAGACCTGATCGTGTTGAACAACAATCTTGCCGCCATGGTTTACCAGGTGGATCCCAGCGGCCGGATGCACTTTATCTATGCGTCAAAAACAAGGGGTGAGGTCATAACTTTCAACAGCGAGAATATAGTTTACTATGCATACTGGCTGGAAAACTTTAAAGGTTTTTTCAGAATCAATGATGATTTGCTGATGCCGGCCCGGCCCAAATAG
- a CDS encoding NAD-dependent succinate-semialdehyde dehydrogenase, which translates to MLKLKNPDLLCRHCFIQDEWVNADSGKTVDVTNPATGEILGTVPFCGADETQRAVNAANESLDSWRSKTAGERSAILRTWHDLLMENQADLATIMTAEQGKPMAESQGEITYAAAFFEWFAEEAKRVYGDVIPQTVASQRLVVIKQPVGVVAAITPWNFPSAMITRKAGAALAAGCTMVVKPATATPFSALAIAKLGQQAGVPKGVFNVVTGSSSAIGGELTANPIVRKLTFTGSTQVGKQLMRDCAGTMKRLSMELGGNAPFIVFDDADIDAAVEGAMACKYRNSGQTCVCANRMYVQAGVYDEFCRKLTTAVEGLKVGNGFDDGVQLGPLIDMAAVETVESHIKDAASKGGKILTGGSRHALGGSFFAPTVVADVTDDMRVAKEETFGPLAPVFKFDTEEEVVRKANDTEFGLAAYFYTRNLGRSWRIGEKLEYGLVGINSGIISNPVAPFGGIKESGNGREGSKYGLDDYLEIKYMCMAGI; encoded by the coding sequence ATGCTGAAATTAAAAAACCCAGATCTCCTGTGCCGGCATTGTTTTATTCAGGATGAGTGGGTAAACGCAGACAGCGGAAAGACCGTTGACGTGACCAATCCGGCCACAGGAGAGATTCTTGGTACGGTTCCTTTTTGTGGTGCAGATGAAACACAAAGGGCCGTTAACGCGGCCAATGAAAGCCTGGATAGTTGGCGCTCCAAAACCGCCGGCGAGCGCTCGGCCATCCTGCGAACGTGGCATGACCTGCTCATGGAAAATCAAGCGGATTTAGCCACGATCATGACCGCGGAACAGGGCAAGCCCATGGCGGAATCCCAGGGAGAGATTACTTATGCCGCCGCCTTTTTTGAATGGTTTGCCGAAGAGGCCAAACGGGTGTACGGCGATGTGATTCCCCAGACCGTGGCCTCCCAGCGCCTGGTGGTAATCAAACAGCCGGTGGGGGTGGTGGCCGCCATTACCCCCTGGAATTTCCCCAGTGCCATGATCACCAGAAAGGCGGGCGCAGCCCTGGCCGCCGGTTGCACCATGGTGGTGAAGCCGGCAACAGCCACCCCTTTTTCAGCACTGGCCATTGCAAAACTTGGGCAACAGGCCGGGGTGCCCAAAGGGGTGTTCAATGTGGTGACCGGCTCATCCTCCGCCATTGGCGGGGAACTTACGGCCAACCCCATTGTCCGGAAACTGACCTTTACCGGCTCCACCCAGGTGGGTAAACAATTGATGAGGGACTGTGCCGGTACCATGAAGCGGCTTTCCATGGAACTGGGAGGAAACGCCCCTTTTATTGTGTTTGACGATGCAGATATTGATGCGGCCGTGGAAGGTGCCATGGCGTGCAAATACCGCAACTCCGGCCAGACCTGTGTGTGCGCCAACCGGATGTATGTCCAGGCCGGCGTGTATGATGAATTTTGCCGGAAGCTGACAACGGCTGTGGAAGGCCTTAAGGTGGGCAATGGGTTTGATGACGGGGTACAGTTGGGTCCGCTCATTGATATGGCTGCCGTGGAAACCGTGGAAAGCCATATCAAAGATGCCGCGAGCAAAGGCGGAAAAATTCTGACCGGCGGTTCGCGCCATGCCCTGGGCGGCTCCTTTTTTGCGCCCACTGTTGTTGCGGATGTCACCGATGATATGCGGGTGGCCAAAGAGGAAACCTTTGGTCCCCTGGCTCCGGTTTTCAAGTTTGACACGGAAGAGGAAGTGGTCCGCAAAGCCAATGATACGGAATTTGGTTTGGCTGCCTATTTTTACACCAGGAATCTGGGCAGAAGCTGGCGCATCGGAGAAAAACTGGAATACGGCCTGGTGGGTATTAATTCCGGTATTATCTCCAACCCGGTAGCCCCCTTTGGTGGTATCAAAGAGTCGGGTAACGGCCGGGAAGGCTCAAAATATGGGCTGGACGATTACCTGGAAATAAAATACATGTGTATGGCTGGTATCTAA
- the larA gene encoding nickel-dependent lactate racemase has translation MAKVQIPYGKEKIEVEINDNNLQGVYFPNDVEKREFASEFSQNLEKANFAKFMEGDERVVFIVNDGTRPTPTAKVLKVIYDDIKNKDIYFIIATGAHRAPNDEEFEYIFGREIYEDLKAKDRIWSHDSKNDEMVYLGKSTNGTEMYLNKIVAEAKKTIVIGSVEPHYFAGYTGGRKGFLPGVASYETITQNHKLALNKSAKALALDGNPVHEDMMDAMNVLKDIQVFSIMTILDKDHNVYETTCGDLVGAFYDAIDSAKKVFCVDIEEKTDIVISVAPYPMDIDLYQSQKAIDNGKLALKEGGILIFVSQCRMGIGGKTFFDLMASCDTPQEVLDKIKIEYKLGYHKAGKMAEINTWAQTWGVTELPEDEIKAVHIKPFESVEAALEKAFEEKGKDAKVTVLPLGSLSVPNILKN, from the coding sequence ATGGCAAAAGTACAGATACCATATGGTAAGGAAAAAATTGAAGTTGAAATCAATGATAACAACCTGCAAGGCGTATATTTTCCAAATGACGTAGAAAAAAGAGAGTTTGCCTCTGAATTTTCTCAAAATTTGGAAAAAGCGAATTTTGCAAAGTTTATGGAAGGTGATGAGAGAGTTGTCTTTATCGTAAATGACGGTACTAGACCCACACCTACAGCAAAAGTACTTAAGGTAATATATGATGATATAAAAAATAAAGATATCTATTTCATCATCGCTACGGGTGCGCATAGAGCCCCAAATGATGAAGAATTTGAATACATTTTTGGAAGAGAAATTTATGAGGATCTGAAAGCAAAAGACAGAATATGGTCACATGATTCCAAAAATGACGAGATGGTCTATTTAGGCAAATCCACAAACGGTACTGAGATGTACCTCAATAAAATTGTAGCAGAAGCTAAAAAAACGATCGTTATCGGTTCTGTGGAACCTCACTATTTTGCCGGCTATACCGGCGGCAGAAAAGGCTTCTTACCTGGCGTAGCATCTTATGAGACCATAACGCAAAACCATAAATTAGCTTTGAATAAAAGCGCAAAAGCGCTTGCATTAGATGGTAATCCCGTACATGAAGATATGATGGATGCCATGAATGTATTAAAAGATATTCAAGTGTTTTCCATTATGACTATTCTGGACAAAGACCATAATGTATATGAAACCACGTGTGGAGATCTTGTAGGCGCATTTTATGATGCCATAGACAGTGCCAAAAAAGTGTTTTGTGTTGACATAGAAGAAAAAACCGACATTGTAATTTCTGTGGCGCCTTATCCAATGGATATAGATCTTTACCAGTCTCAAAAAGCGATAGACAATGGTAAACTGGCGCTTAAAGAGGGCGGCATATTAATATTTGTATCACAATGCAGAATGGGTATAGGCGGGAAAACGTTCTTTGACCTGATGGCGTCTTGTGATACCCCCCAAGAGGTTCTTGATAAAATAAAAATTGAATACAAGTTAGGGTATCATAAAGCCGGTAAAATGGCTGAAATAAATACCTGGGCACAGACCTGGGGCGTTACTGAGCTACCGGAAGACGAAATAAAAGCAGTTCATATTAAACCTTTTGAGAGCGTAGAGGCGGCTTTGGAAAAAGCATTTGAAGAAAAAGGCAAAGATGCCAAAGTAACCGTTCTTCCATTAGGATCTCTTTCAGTACCCAATATTCTAAAAAACTAA
- a CDS encoding cache domain-containing protein translates to MTLRINIMLVSILVAIILVLAGITYTYTQSISRHTVESHQQALTKEAAKMVQMWLDHRFQLIDALAHTLEDLYLTQGQDPRPILKMTMAAGNFSDVYLGLFNGTMIDGANWRAPADYDPRTRPWYRRAMEEQKLTLTRPFMDAGFWKMVIAVVVPLVHNDQVVGVLSANIILDTLQASVMDLRIGRYGYAFIIDSQGTVLVHQNKSLMMTTKIQESDPGLSTFGSYFPGRDAGSFSYRDRMLSFHKLTDTGWYLCTNVDREEALALAKNTDMLFAMAVVMKILGILALLLFLTVGGSALILFISKNRFEAIVSGKDEDLRGEIIRRKELETRYRTLFNMATNAIMLTKNGSYIECNQKALDMFELAEDKIIGRTMLDLSPETQMDGTASKLKLTQVEKSRASGGSDVFKWTFSRADGSEFPAEIGISTLKLDREMVKMYSIWDISKRVNAEQNLRQAQKMAAMGEMLSAIAHQWRQPLNALSSYIASLTPAFYNQMISAPFIEKLVREADTQIQFMSRTINDFREYFRPSKNKHTFEIMDAIQSAIKLVKPQLKQNNIILDLDLDNAEVSMPILGYKNEFVHVLVNIISNAKDAINERQANSPNRSVHKLINLAVFKNSDQICLEIKDTGCGIPSHLMEKIFTPYFTTKGTATGTGIGLYMAKMIVEKEMKGMIHVENRYTGVMFKICLPLALGENTKEDDK, encoded by the coding sequence ATGACGCTGAGAATAAACATAATGCTGGTGTCCATACTGGTGGCGATTATTCTTGTTTTGGCGGGTATCACCTATACCTACACCCAGTCCATCAGCCGGCACACGGTGGAGAGTCACCAGCAGGCCCTGACCAAAGAAGCGGCCAAGATGGTCCAGATGTGGCTGGACCACCGGTTTCAGCTCATTGATGCGTTGGCTCATACCCTGGAAGATCTCTATCTAACCCAGGGACAGGATCCAAGGCCCATTTTAAAGATGACCATGGCCGCCGGAAATTTTTCCGATGTTTATCTGGGGCTTTTTAACGGCACCATGATAGATGGGGCCAACTGGCGTGCTCCGGCGGATTATGATCCCCGGACCCGCCCCTGGTACCGGCGGGCCATGGAAGAACAAAAATTGACGTTAACCCGGCCTTTTATGGATGCGGGTTTTTGGAAGATGGTCATTGCCGTCGTGGTGCCCCTGGTTCATAACGATCAAGTGGTCGGGGTTTTAAGTGCCAATATAATTCTTGATACCCTGCAGGCTTCGGTCATGGACCTGCGTATCGGCAGATACGGATACGCCTTTATCATTGACAGCCAGGGTACTGTGCTGGTCCACCAGAATAAAAGCCTGATGATGACCACCAAGATCCAGGAATCCGATCCCGGCCTTTCAACGTTCGGTTCATATTTTCCCGGGCGGGATGCGGGCTCGTTCTCCTACCGGGATCGAATGCTCAGCTTTCATAAACTTACGGACACCGGATGGTACCTTTGTACCAACGTGGACCGGGAAGAGGCTCTGGCCTTGGCCAAAAATACAGACATGCTTTTTGCCATGGCCGTGGTCATGAAAATTTTAGGTATTCTGGCCCTGCTGTTGTTTCTCACCGTGGGCGGGTCTGCCTTGATTTTGTTTATTTCCAAAAATAGATTTGAGGCCATTGTTTCGGGAAAAGATGAAGACCTTCGGGGGGAAATCATCCGCAGAAAAGAGCTTGAAACCCGGTACCGGACCCTATTTAATATGGCCACCAATGCCATTATGCTCACAAAAAACGGGAGCTATATTGAATGTAATCAAAAGGCATTGGATATGTTTGAGCTTGCCGAAGATAAAATCATCGGCCGAACCATGCTGGATCTTTCTCCTGAAACCCAGATGGACGGCACGGCCTCAAAGCTGAAACTGACCCAGGTTGAGAAGTCTCGCGCTTCGGGTGGATCGGATGTGTTTAAATGGACATTCAGCCGGGCGGATGGTTCGGAGTTCCCGGCTGAGATCGGAATCTCTACGTTGAAACTGGACCGGGAAATGGTCAAAATGTATAGTATCTGGGATATTTCAAAACGGGTAAATGCCGAGCAGAACCTGCGTCAGGCACAGAAAATGGCCGCCATGGGTGAAATGCTGTCTGCCATTGCCCATCAGTGGCGCCAGCCGCTTAATGCCCTCTCCTCGTATATTGCCTCCCTGACCCCGGCCTTTTATAACCAGATGATTTCTGCCCCGTTCATTGAAAAACTGGTCCGGGAGGCCGATACCCAGATTCAGTTCATGTCAAGAACCATCAACGATTTCAGGGAATATTTCAGGCCATCCAAAAATAAACACACCTTTGAGATAATGGATGCGATACAAAGCGCCATAAAACTGGTCAAACCCCAGCTAAAACAAAACAATATCATCCTGGATCTGGATTTGGACAACGCGGAGGTTTCCATGCCCATCCTGGGGTATAAGAATGAATTTGTTCATGTCCTGGTCAACATTATTTCCAATGCAAAGGATGCCATTAATGAGCGCCAGGCCAATTCCCCGAACCGTTCGGTTCACAAGTTAATCAACCTGGCTGTTTTTAAAAACAGTGATCAGATCTGCCTGGAGATTAAAGACACGGGCTGTGGGATTCCCTCTCACTTGATGGAAAAGATATTCACGCCCTATTTCACCACCAAGGGAACGGCCACCGGCACCGGTATCGGCCTGTACATGGCCAAAATGATCGTGGAAAAGGAGATGAAGGGGATGATTCATGTGGAAAATCGGTACACGGGTGTCATGTTCAAAATTTGCCTTCCTTTGGCCCTTGGTGAAAACACCAAAGAGGACGACAAATAG
- a CDS encoding hydrogenase iron-sulfur subunit: MQTEKTKFENLQKWEGMLAKCIRCGYCYEHCPMFKYTRWESDAPRAKNILAHGLLTGEVELTPSVAEKSFNCFFCKRCEAACSSGVKITDIMLDLRRDLIKLGYHGPGTTSITDRSCARCLQCVRACPHDAREFIDGEGIVVDPVKCKSCGICVEICPIEAITIPLSFGTDKAELERRAVEFLHSRESAKVIMYACNWSYHPDIQNSRLPESEIEEKEYEIIVNLCGGRLDQNLLLTPFLNQAWGVLVGVCPDGECNHDGNEAAKKRVTRMKETLENLDINPERIHLVQIPNGDKQLCQAEIDTFMEKVNQMGPIR, translated from the coding sequence ATGCAAACAGAAAAAACAAAATTTGAAAATTTACAAAAATGGGAAGGCATGCTGGCCAAGTGCATCCGGTGCGGATACTGCTACGAGCACTGCCCCATGTTTAAATACACACGGTGGGAATCCGATGCACCCAGAGCTAAAAACATTTTAGCCCACGGACTTTTGACCGGCGAAGTGGAATTAACACCGTCAGTTGCGGAAAAATCGTTCAATTGTTTTTTCTGCAAACGGTGCGAAGCAGCCTGTTCATCCGGGGTTAAAATAACGGATATTATGCTGGACCTCAGAAGGGATCTGATCAAACTGGGATACCATGGTCCGGGCACCACATCCATCACCGACCGTTCCTGTGCCAGGTGCCTGCAGTGCGTCAGGGCCTGTCCCCATGATGCCCGGGAATTTATTGACGGTGAGGGCATTGTCGTGGATCCGGTAAAATGCAAGTCCTGTGGCATTTGTGTTGAGATCTGCCCCATTGAAGCGATAACCATCCCACTATCATTCGGCACCGACAAGGCTGAACTGGAAAGAAGAGCCGTTGAGTTCCTCCATTCCCGTGAATCCGCCAAGGTCATTATGTATGCCTGTAACTGGTCATACCATCCTGATATTCAAAACTCCAGATTGCCGGAATCGGAAATCGAAGAGAAGGAATATGAAATCATAGTGAACTTGTGTGGCGGCCGTCTTGATCAAAATCTGTTATTGACCCCGTTCCTTAATCAGGCATGGGGCGTTCTTGTAGGCGTTTGTCCGGATGGGGAATGTAACCACGACGGCAATGAAGCAGCCAAAAAGCGTGTAACAAGAATGAAGGAAACCCTTGAAAATCTTGATATAAATCCTGAAAGAATCCATCTGGTTCAGATCCCTAATGGCGACAAACAGTTGTGCCAGGCAGAAATTGATACCTTTATGGAAAAAGTAAATCAGATGGGCCCCATACGCTAG
- a CDS encoding FAD-linked oxidase C-terminal domain-containing protein, which yields MNTVDIPRLREIVGEKNIKTDPLDLYAYGADASVYHASPWVIVRPDNTGQVQKVMAYANDAKIPVVPRGGGSGMCGQTVAIQGGILLDMKNMNRILEINMPDVYCRVEPGVVDDDLNAALKPYGVFYPPTPASSRIATIGGEIGNNASGVRSVKYGATRDAVMGLKVVLANGDLVTLGAHTRVEASGYQLHKLIVGSEGTLGVVVEAIIGFVPIPEFRCLGVANFDSLRDAGNAIADIMASGTIPSMLELVDDVAIKAVNKTMNLGLKEVAASLLFEADGKVMEAVEYEVQKMKEICEKNNGADLWYSFDAKEREQIFMGRKKLFPALSQFDASMASTSLADDMAVPYSKMADMAAKIHEAAEKNGIVMTAYGHCGSGCMHTKIMMDTSKKEQWEGAKRAIAEIYEYVNSIHGTTSAEHGIGISKADAFRTEKMDSLKMMAAVKAALDPNNILNPGKLQQAPEDWVTATDLRYAVNS from the coding sequence ATGAATACGGTCGATATCCCCAGGCTCAGGGAAATAGTCGGGGAAAAAAACATAAAGACAGATCCGCTTGACCTGTATGCTTACGGCGCAGACGCATCTGTTTACCATGCCTCACCATGGGTTATTGTCAGACCTGACAATACCGGTCAGGTTCAAAAAGTAATGGCCTATGCCAATGATGCAAAAATACCGGTTGTCCCCAGGGGCGGCGGCTCGGGCATGTGTGGGCAGACCGTGGCGATCCAGGGCGGAATTCTTCTGGACATGAAAAACATGAACCGGATACTTGAAATCAACATGCCCGATGTTTACTGCCGCGTGGAACCGGGTGTGGTGGATGATGATCTCAATGCCGCACTTAAACCTTACGGGGTTTTCTATCCCCCGACACCGGCCTCTTCACGTATCGCCACCATCGGCGGCGAGATCGGCAATAATGCCTCGGGTGTTCGTTCTGTAAAATACGGCGCCACGAGGGATGCGGTCATGGGCTTGAAAGTGGTTCTGGCCAATGGCGACCTGGTGACGTTAGGTGCCCATACCCGGGTGGAAGCATCCGGTTACCAGCTTCATAAACTCATCGTAGGGTCGGAAGGCACCCTGGGTGTTGTGGTGGAAGCAATCATCGGTTTTGTACCCATCCCTGAATTCAGATGCCTGGGCGTTGCCAATTTTGACAGTCTCAGGGATGCCGGTAATGCCATCGCTGACATCATGGCCTCGGGTACCATTCCCTCCATGCTGGAGTTGGTGGATGACGTTGCAATCAAGGCCGTAAACAAAACCATGAATTTAGGCCTTAAGGAAGTGGCTGCCTCCCTGCTTTTTGAAGCTGACGGAAAAGTCATGGAAGCCGTGGAATACGAAGTTCAAAAAATGAAAGAGATCTGCGAAAAGAACAACGGTGCCGACCTCTGGTACAGCTTTGATGCCAAAGAGCGCGAACAGATCTTCATGGGCCGTAAAAAATTATTCCCTGCCCTGTCACAATTTGACGCCAGTATGGCTTCCACATCCCTGGCGGACGATATGGCGGTACCCTACTCCAAGATGGCGGATATGGCCGCCAAAATCCATGAAGCCGCCGAAAAGAACGGCATCGTTATGACGGCATACGGCCATTGCGGCTCCGGGTGCATGCACACCAAAATTATGATGGACACCAGCAAGAAAGAGCAGTGGGAGGGTGCCAAGCGAGCCATTGCCGAAATTTATGAATATGTAAATTCCATCCACGGCACCACCTCTGCTGAACACGGTATCGGTATTTCCAAAGCGGATGCCTTCAGGACGGAGAAAATGGATTCCTTAAAAATGATGGCTGCCGTTAAAGCGGCTCTGGACCCCAATAATATTCTCAATCCCGGCAAGCTGCAGCAGGCGCCGGAAGACTGGGTAACGGCAACAGATCTTAGATATGCGGTCAACAGCTGA
- the gabT gene encoding 4-aminobutyrate--2-oxoglutarate transaminase, producing the protein MTCIDDIQTLRDQVIPNGHASGTTCYVDSAKGAILTDVQGKHYIDFAGGIAVMNVGHSHPKVVAAIKDQAEKFTHTCFMVNPYDVAVRLADRLCKIAPGTFDKKALFVNSGAEAVENAVKIARYYTKRQGVVVFDGSYHGRTYLTMAMTTKVKPYKSGFGPLAPEVYRAPFGDFEAFTKFFITGIDPENTAAVVIEPIQGEGGFIAPPADFLPQVAQFCKDNGIVFIADEIQSGMGRSGKMFAIENFGVEPDLMTVAKSIAAGMPLSAVVGRKEIMDSVHPGGLGGTYGANPVSCAAAHAVLDIFEEENLLEKAQAIGKKLGETFGAWIRKFDHVGEIRGIGAMRGFTIVHADGTPDPDAAKKLSAYCFDNGLITLVCGIEGNVIRVLMPLIIEDDQLQKGLDIMEAGLAGLAG; encoded by the coding sequence ATGACTTGTATTGATGACATTCAGACCCTTAGAGACCAGGTGATTCCAAACGGTCATGCCTCCGGTACCACCTGCTATGTTGATTCGGCCAAAGGAGCCATTCTCACTGATGTTCAAGGCAAACACTATATTGATTTTGCCGGCGGCATTGCCGTGATGAATGTGGGCCACAGTCACCCCAAGGTGGTGGCGGCCATTAAAGATCAGGCCGAAAAATTCACCCATACATGCTTTATGGTGAACCCCTATGATGTTGCCGTGCGCCTGGCCGATCGGCTGTGTAAAATCGCCCCGGGCACCTTTGATAAAAAAGCCCTTTTCGTCAATTCCGGGGCCGAAGCTGTGGAAAACGCGGTGAAAATCGCCCGGTATTACACTAAAAGACAAGGTGTTGTGGTGTTTGACGGTTCTTACCATGGCCGTACCTACCTCACCATGGCCATGACCACCAAGGTAAAGCCCTATAAATCTGGGTTCGGCCCCCTGGCCCCTGAAGTGTACCGGGCTCCCTTTGGTGATTTCGAGGCATTTACCAAGTTTTTTATTACCGGCATTGATCCTGAAAACACTGCAGCCGTTGTAATTGAGCCCATCCAGGGTGAAGGCGGGTTTATAGCCCCGCCTGCGGACTTTTTGCCCCAGGTGGCACAGTTCTGTAAAGACAACGGGATTGTTTTTATTGCTGATGAGATCCAGTCAGGTATGGGTCGGTCCGGCAAGATGTTCGCCATTGAGAATTTTGGTGTGGAGCCGGATTTGATGACCGTGGCTAAAAGTATTGCGGCAGGCATGCCTTTAAGCGCAGTGGTGGGCAGAAAAGAGATCATGGATTCCGTCCATCCGGGCGGCTTGGGCGGCACATACGGTGCCAATCCCGTGTCCTGCGCTGCTGCCCATGCGGTGCTGGATATTTTTGAAGAAGAAAATCTTCTGGAAAAGGCGCAAGCCATTGGTAAAAAGCTTGGCGAAACCTTTGGTGCCTGGATACGGAAATTTGATCATGTAGGTGAGATCAGAGGCATTGGCGCCATGCGGGGATTCACCATTGTCCATGCCGACGGCACCCCTGATCCGGACGCCGCCAAAAAGTTGTCTGCGTATTGTTTTGACAACGGTTTGATCACGCTGGTCTGTGGTATTGAAGGTAATGTCATCCGGGTGTTGATGCCCCTGATCATTGAAGATGATCAACTGCAAAAGGGGCTGGATATAATGGAAGCGGGATTGGCCGGACTGGCCGGTTAG
- the ftcD gene encoding glutamate formimidoyltransferase, translating into MNKIVECVPNFSEGRDQQTIDAIADAIAKTPGCSLLDVDSGKSTNRTVYTFVAAPDYVVEGALAAARVARERIDMRRHHGEHHRMGALDVCPFIPVAGVTMDECVEISKQFGKRMADELGVPIYLYEASATLDYRRKLPQIREGQYEALSERIVQEKWKPDFGPARFVPEWGATVTGARFFLIAYNVNLLGTPNQAHRIALNLREAGRGPEQPGRFKAVKGMGWYVDDYNLAQVTVNLNNYLVTPPHILFEAVKEEAAKLKIAVAGSQIVGVVPLQAILQAAEYYIEKEGLFILDEDQKIRLAVERLGLNSVAPFDPKTKIIEYIIAKAPNEPLAGMTVRAFIQEVAGRNIAPGCGSVSAAIAALGAGLGAMVGKLTLGVRKFETVDAEMRTLIPPLHEAALALIPMIDADTSAFADYVAALGLPENTDEETRFRKAQLQLGLKKAIEVPLFIMTQGDKVWDAMMGVAQYGNIASRSDLEVGVRALEAGIWGAYRTMVSNMDEINDPEYRKKIMEQADAVRDRAAENCQNILDILEKRSV; encoded by the coding sequence ATGAATAAAATTGTTGAATGTGTGCCCAATTTTTCTGAAGGAAGGGATCAGCAGACCATTGATGCCATTGCTGATGCCATCGCCAAAACACCCGGGTGCAGCCTGCTGGATGTGGATTCGGGCAAGTCAACCAACCGGACCGTTTATACCTTTGTGGCGGCCCCCGATTATGTGGTGGAAGGGGCCTTGGCCGCTGCAAGGGTGGCCCGGGAAAGAATAGATATGCGCCGGCATCATGGGGAGCACCATCGCATGGGAGCACTGGATGTCTGTCCCTTTATTCCGGTGGCTGGTGTGACCATGGACGAGTGTGTGGAAATTTCAAAACAGTTTGGTAAAAGAATGGCCGATGAGCTTGGCGTTCCAATTTATCTGTACGAGGCGTCCGCTACCCTGGATTACCGCAGAAAACTGCCCCAGATCCGTGAAGGCCAGTATGAAGCTCTTTCCGAACGTATTGTCCAGGAAAAATGGAAACCTGATTTCGGTCCGGCCCGATTTGTACCCGAGTGGGGGGCTACAGTAACCGGTGCCCGGTTTTTTCTCATTGCATATAATGTGAATCTTTTAGGTACACCCAACCAGGCCCACCGCATTGCACTGAATTTGCGTGAAGCAGGCAGAGGCCCTGAACAACCCGGCCGGTTCAAGGCGGTCAAGGGTATGGGATGGTATGTCGATGACTATAATCTGGCTCAGGTTACGGTGAACCTGAACAACTATTTGGTCACGCCGCCCCATATCCTGTTTGAAGCTGTTAAAGAGGAAGCTGCCAAGCTTAAAATTGCAGTGGCCGGATCACAGATTGTGGGGGTTGTTCCCCTTCAGGCAATTTTACAGGCTGCCGAGTATTATATTGAAAAAGAAGGTCTTTTTATTCTGGATGAAGATCAGAAGATCCGCCTGGCTGTTGAGCGTTTGGGATTGAATTCCGTTGCTCCTTTTGATCCCAAGACCAAGATTATAGAATACATTATTGCTAAGGCCCCAAATGAACCCCTGGCCGGTATGACTGTCCGGGCCTTTATTCAGGAGGTTGCCGGTAGAAATATAGCTCCGGGCTGCGGTTCCGTATCGGCAGCTATTGCAGCCCTGGGCGCAGGACTTGGTGCCATGGTGGGTAAGTTGACCCTGGGAGTCAGAAAGTTTGAAACTGTTGACGCTGAAATGAGAACATTGATTCCACCGCTGCATGAAGCCGCTTTGGCTTTGATTCCCATGATTGATGCAGATACCAGTGCCTTTGCAGATTACGTGGCGGCTTTAGGACTGCCGGAAAATACGGATGAAGAGACTCGTTTCAGAAAGGCGCAGCTTCAACTAGGTCTGAAAAAAGCCATTGAAGTGCCTTTGTTCATCATGACCCAGGGTGATAAGGTCTGGGACGCCATGATGGGGGTGGCGCAATACGGTAATATCGCTTCACGATCAGATCTGGAGGTGGGTGTAAGGGCCCTTGAGGCAGGCATCTGGGGGGCTTACAGAACTATGGTGAGCAACATGGACGAGATCAATGATCCCGAATACCGCAAAAAAATTATGGAACAAGCTGATGCCGTCAGGGACAGGGCTGCCGAAAATTGTCAAAACATATTGGATATACTTGAAAAAAGATCTGTTTGA